A portion of the Algisphaera agarilytica genome contains these proteins:
- a CDS encoding ankyrin repeat domain-containing protein, protein MPDTESFIALLEHGAVADLAQIITDHPRRVNTFLTQPAPHGSEQWMPMHFAARAGHLAAVELMLEHRVHPDCRTRFNTPMHARQTPLHLAAAGGHFQVIERLLEARAEIEVRDAQLRSPIWLAARHGHPQVIAALAARRADLETRDTQQRTPLHAALLPPKPRAEQSEAPDRLLPPPPITFNPAAALALLDSGADPNATCPKEPEGFTPLHRCVALGDPAFDVAKRLIQDGANRTAVDPRTSRTPHALALHLQRSAAWIDLLA, encoded by the coding sequence ATGCCCGACACTGAAAGTTTCATCGCGCTGCTCGAACACGGTGCCGTCGCCGACCTTGCCCAGATCATCACGGACCACCCGCGGCGGGTGAACACCTTTCTCACCCAACCCGCGCCGCACGGCAGTGAGCAGTGGATGCCGATGCATTTCGCCGCGCGGGCCGGACACCTCGCCGCCGTGGAACTGATGCTGGAACACCGCGTCCACCCCGACTGCCGGACACGCTTTAACACCCCGATGCATGCCCGACAGACCCCGCTGCACCTGGCCGCGGCCGGCGGGCACTTTCAAGTCATCGAACGTCTCCTCGAAGCACGCGCAGAGATCGAGGTGCGTGACGCCCAGCTCCGTTCGCCCATCTGGCTCGCCGCCCGGCATGGTCACCCCCAAGTCATCGCCGCCTTGGCCGCCCGTCGAGCCGACCTCGAAACCCGCGACACCCAGCAGCGCACCCCGCTCCATGCCGCCCTGCTCCCCCCCAAGCCGAGGGCTGAGCAAAGCGAAGCCCCGGATCGGCTCCTTCCTCCCCCCCCGATCACCTTCAACCCCGCCGCCGCCCTCGCCCTCCTCGACTCCGGCGCCGACCCCAACGCCACCTGCCCCAAAGAGCCCGAGGGCTTCACCCCCCTGCACCGCTGCGTCGCCCTCGGCGACCCTGCCTTCGACGTCGCCAAACGCCTGATCCAAGACGGCGCCAACCGCACCGCCGTCGACCCCCGCACGTCTCGAACCCCTCACGCCTTGGCCCTACACCTCCAACGCAGCGCCGCCTGGATCGACCTTCTAGCCTGA
- a CDS encoding tRNA-queuosine alpha-mannosyltransferase domain-containing protein: protein MRILALNPYHTGSHKAFLEGWMAHSRHDFETLTLPGHHWKWRMRHAGATFAAELLSAKPQAALGGVNAVWCTSMLDLASFYGLCDHRFRSLPAMVYFHENQLTYPTRHDDPRDQHFAITHLTSALAAIQRAPGLSPSIGWNSAYHRDGFLTATSKLLQKMPGRELDHLPDMIHDASVVLSPGVQLGDAPDTVEATRSERDELLHILWVGRWEHDKDPDAFFAALKKLKKRGVRFRLSVLGESFKQVPECFATAKKRFADEIVRWGYQDSRAEYEAALREADVVVSTARHEFFGIAVVEAVAAGCFPVFPHRLAYPEVFGEDERFYYDGTPDGLADHLMRMNVGDLPGLDHAVVERYRWEHAAERLDAAMARLGGGHAG from the coding sequence ATGCGCATCCTTGCCCTGAATCCGTACCACACCGGCAGCCACAAGGCGTTTCTCGAAGGGTGGATGGCACACTCGCGCCACGACTTCGAAACGCTGACGCTGCCGGGTCATCATTGGAAGTGGCGGATGCGGCACGCGGGGGCGACGTTTGCGGCAGAACTGCTGAGCGCTAAGCCGCAAGCGGCTTTGGGGGGCGTGAATGCGGTCTGGTGCACGTCGATGCTGGACCTCGCCAGTTTCTACGGGTTGTGCGACCACCGGTTCCGCTCGTTGCCAGCGATGGTGTACTTCCACGAGAACCAACTGACCTACCCCACCCGCCACGACGACCCGCGCGATCAGCACTTCGCGATCACGCATCTGACCTCTGCCCTCGCGGCGATCCAGCGTGCACCCGGCCTGAGCCCTTCGATCGGGTGGAACTCGGCGTATCACCGCGACGGGTTCCTGACGGCGACGTCGAAGCTGTTGCAGAAGATGCCGGGCCGTGAACTGGACCACCTGCCGGACATGATCCACGACGCATCGGTGGTGCTGTCGCCCGGCGTCCAGCTCGGCGATGCTCCGGATACCGTCGAAGCCACTCGTTCTGAAAGGGATGAGCTCCTGCACATCCTGTGGGTCGGCCGGTGGGAACACGACAAAGACCCCGATGCGTTTTTCGCAGCGCTCAAGAAACTCAAGAAGCGCGGGGTGCGGTTCAGGTTGAGCGTGTTGGGCGAGTCGTTCAAGCAGGTGCCCGAGTGTTTCGCCACGGCCAAGAAACGGTTTGCTGACGAGATCGTGCGCTGGGGCTACCAGGATTCCCGGGCCGAGTATGAGGCGGCGCTGCGGGAGGCGGATGTCGTGGTGTCCACCGCGCGGCACGAGTTCTTCGGCATCGCGGTGGTGGAAGCGGTGGCTGCGGGATGCTTCCCGGTGTTCCCACACCGGTTGGCGTACCCGGAAGTGTTCGGCGAGGACGAGCGTTTTTATTACGACGGGACACCCGATGGGTTGGCGGATCATCTGATGCGGATGAACGTGGGTGATCTCCCCGGTCTGGATCACGCAGTGGTCGAGCGGTATCGGTGGGAGCACGCGGCGGAGCGATTGGATGCGGCGATGGCGCGTTTGGGGGGTGGGCATGCGGGCTGA
- a CDS encoding sulfite exporter TauE/SafE family protein, with the protein MPLLEQLGTAHLLFAIGALALGAFVQGAAGFGFGLVSVPLLIWAGLDLHQAVAVLGTTVLTQTAAGSWKFRKHIVWRDMPGMMVGRMIGVPIGLVIMAWLTAGGVELMKQGVGVVLLGVVALTALLRPKPRERVSKKWVPAVSLSSGVLSGTTGMGGPPLVLWVVSHDWSTQRTRAFLWVLFLQLMPVQLGLMLWKFGGELWWAIAGGLVMTPVVVFMGNCGAKVGSRWSRQTLRRVTLGMLVVLAVVSIASPWLR; encoded by the coding sequence ATGCCCCTGCTCGAACAACTCGGCACCGCGCATCTTCTCTTCGCGATCGGTGCGCTGGCATTGGGAGCGTTTGTCCAGGGCGCCGCGGGGTTTGGGTTTGGGCTGGTCTCGGTGCCGCTGCTGATCTGGGCGGGACTGGATCTGCATCAAGCCGTTGCCGTGTTGGGGACCACGGTGCTCACGCAGACCGCGGCGGGCAGCTGGAAGTTTCGCAAGCACATCGTCTGGCGCGACATGCCCGGCATGATGGTGGGGCGGATGATCGGCGTGCCGATCGGGCTGGTGATCATGGCCTGGCTCACCGCGGGCGGGGTCGAGCTGATGAAACAAGGCGTGGGGGTGGTGCTGCTGGGAGTAGTGGCGTTGACCGCGCTGTTGCGTCCCAAACCCCGGGAACGGGTCTCGAAGAAATGGGTGCCCGCGGTGAGTCTGAGCAGCGGGGTGCTGAGCGGGACGACGGGGATGGGCGGGCCGCCGTTGGTGTTGTGGGTGGTGTCCCACGATTGGTCGACGCAGCGGACCCGGGCGTTCCTCTGGGTGCTGTTTCTCCAACTCATGCCGGTGCAGTTGGGGTTGATGTTGTGGAAGTTCGGCGGGGAGCTGTGGTGGGCGATCGCGGGCGGGCTGGTGATGACGCCGGTGGTGGTGTTCATGGGCAACTGCGGGGCGAAGGTGGGCTCGCGGTGGTCGCGGCAGACGCTGCGTCGGGTGACGCTGGGGATGCTGGTGGTGTTGGCGGTTGTGTCGATCGCCTCGCCCTGGTTGAGGTAA